One window of the Actinomyces wuliandei genome contains the following:
- the coaA gene encoding type I pantothenate kinase, translating to MPPPSSEPSRWLSPYIELSRQQWSALASSTPLPLSQADVEKLRGLGDPIDLAEVDAVYRPLTALLQDYVTTTRERARRTSGFLGVDEPPTPFVVAVAGSVAVGKSTTARLIAHLLSRFPATPRVDLVTTDGFLLPNAALEERGLLTRKGFPESYDRRALLDFVAAVKSGAPRVSAPVYSHTVYDIVPGEVITVERPDVLVLEGLNVLQPAPRLRHEAASPGSPRRSHRPQALAISDYIDFSIYVDADPTDIRRWYLDRFLTLKHTAFTDPRSYFRRYADVPDDIAVAAASRIWESVNLVNLRENIAPTRDRATLVLRKDAEHHMREVLLRKA from the coding sequence GTGCCCCCGCCAAGCAGTGAGCCGAGCCGATGGCTGTCGCCCTACATCGAGCTGAGCCGCCAGCAGTGGTCGGCGCTGGCCTCCTCCACGCCCCTGCCGCTGAGCCAGGCCGACGTGGAGAAGCTGCGCGGGCTGGGCGACCCCATCGACCTGGCCGAGGTGGACGCCGTCTACCGTCCCCTGACCGCGCTGCTGCAGGACTACGTCACCACCACGCGGGAGCGCGCCCGCCGTACCTCGGGCTTCCTGGGGGTCGACGAGCCCCCGACCCCCTTCGTCGTGGCGGTGGCCGGGTCGGTGGCAGTCGGCAAGTCGACGACGGCACGCCTTATCGCCCACCTGCTCTCCCGCTTCCCCGCGACACCTCGGGTGGACCTGGTCACCACTGACGGCTTCCTGCTGCCCAACGCCGCCCTGGAGGAGCGCGGGCTGCTGACCCGCAAGGGGTTCCCCGAGTCCTACGACCGCCGTGCCCTGCTGGACTTCGTGGCGGCGGTGAAGTCGGGGGCGCCCCGGGTGAGCGCCCCGGTGTACTCCCACACGGTCTACGACATCGTGCCCGGGGAGGTCATCACGGTGGAGCGCCCGGACGTCCTGGTGCTGGAGGGGCTCAACGTCCTCCAGCCCGCGCCCCGCCTGCGGCACGAGGCAGCCTCTCCCGGCTCGCCCCGCCGTTCCCACCGCCCCCAGGCCCTGGCCATCTCGGACTATATCGACTTCTCGATCTACGTGGACGCCGACCCGACCGACATCCGACGCTGGTACTTGGACCGCTTCCTCACCCTCAAGCACACCGCCTTCACCGACCCGCGCTCCTACTTCAGGCGCTACGCCGACGTGCCCGACGACATCGCCGTGGCGGCGGCCAGCAGGATCTGGGAGTCGGTCAACCTGGTCAACCTGCGGGAGAACATCGCCCCCACCCGCGACCGCGCCACGCTGGTCCTGCGCAAGGACGCCGAGCACCACATGCGCGAGGTCCTGCTGCGCAAGGCCTGA
- a CDS encoding ROK family protein, producing MSSLTTLCVDCGGGGIKASVLDAEGSTVSRAVRTSTPYPLPPTKLVDTIEALADQLARADRVTVGMPGMIRHGVVVSTPHYITRDGPRSRVLPELVDQWTRFDMARAVSQRLDAPTLVLNDAEVAGAGVVTGHGLEMIITLGTGLGNAVFDNGVLAPHVEVSQGPVRWGLSYDDYIGEHERLRLGDAHWSRRVRRVVDSLRPMYLWDRLYLGGGNSRRITAAQLSRIGDDVVVVPNEAGMTGGARCWLMAAR from the coding sequence GTGAGCTCACTGACCACCCTGTGCGTCGACTGCGGTGGCGGCGGCATCAAGGCCTCTGTCCTGGATGCCGAGGGCAGCACCGTCTCACGGGCCGTGCGCACCTCCACGCCCTACCCCCTGCCCCCGACCAAGCTGGTAGACACCATTGAGGCCCTGGCGGACCAGCTGGCCCGCGCGGACCGGGTAACCGTGGGCATGCCCGGGATGATCCGCCACGGCGTCGTCGTGTCCACCCCCCACTACATCACCCGGGACGGCCCGCGCTCGCGGGTCCTGCCCGAGCTGGTGGACCAGTGGACCCGCTTCGACATGGCCAGGGCGGTCTCCCAGCGTCTCGATGCGCCGACCCTGGTCCTCAATGACGCCGAGGTCGCTGGAGCCGGCGTCGTCACCGGCCACGGGCTGGAGATGATCATCACCCTGGGGACCGGCCTGGGTAACGCGGTCTTCGACAACGGAGTCCTGGCGCCTCATGTCGAGGTGTCCCAGGGACCGGTGCGCTGGGGGCTGTCCTACGACGACTACATCGGCGAGCACGAGCGGCTGCGGCTGGGCGACGCCCACTGGTCGCGGCGTGTGCGGCGTGTCGTGGACTCGCTGCGGCCCATGTACCTGTGGGACCGCCTCTACCTGGGCGGCGGGAACTCGCGACGGATCACCGCCGCCCAGCTTTCCCGGATCGGTGACGACGTCGTCGTGGTTCCCAACGAGGCGGGCATGACCGGAGGCGCACGCTGCTGGCTCATGGCTGCCCGCTGA
- the glmM gene encoding phosphoglucosamine mutase — MARLFGTDGVRGLANDLLTPTLAVQLGEAAARVLTGDAPAPTGARGSRPRAIVGRDTRASGEFLDHAISSGLAASGVDVTRVGVLPTPAIAHMTATQDVELGVMISASHNPFPDNGIKFFGRGGYKLPDAVEDEIESLLGKVDNRPTGAEVGRVIKGETIADQNYINHLVDSAATDLSGLRVVVDASNGAASAVGPAALRAAGAEVIVINASPDGLNINASCGSTHPEQLQSYVVAVGADMGVAYDGDADRCMAVDAQGNLVDGDQIMGMLAIGMKADGTLGSDTLVVTVMSNLGLILAMREHGIRTVQTGVGDRYVLERMIQGGYTLGGEQSGHVIDTVHATTGDGVLTSLHVAARVKRTGKTLAELASVVTRLPQTLVNVKGVDKAAAGTNQTVQDAVAQAEKELGETGRVLLRPSGTEPLVRVMVEAATQEQADQVAGSLASVVKDNLSL, encoded by the coding sequence ATGGCTCGACTCTTTGGAACCGACGGTGTGCGTGGCCTGGCCAACGACCTGCTCACCCCCACGCTGGCTGTCCAGCTCGGCGAGGCCGCGGCCCGGGTGCTCACCGGGGACGCTCCCGCCCCAACTGGTGCACGCGGCAGCCGGCCCCGGGCCATCGTCGGACGTGACACGCGCGCCTCGGGGGAGTTCCTCGACCACGCCATCAGCTCGGGCCTGGCGGCCTCGGGCGTGGACGTCACCCGTGTGGGCGTGCTGCCCACGCCGGCTATCGCCCACATGACCGCGACCCAGGACGTGGAGCTGGGGGTCATGATCTCCGCCTCCCACAACCCCTTCCCCGACAACGGCATCAAGTTCTTCGGCCGGGGGGGCTACAAGCTGCCTGACGCCGTGGAGGACGAGATCGAGTCCCTCCTGGGCAAGGTGGACAACCGCCCCACGGGGGCTGAGGTGGGCCGGGTCATCAAGGGCGAGACCATCGCCGACCAGAACTACATCAACCACCTGGTGGACTCTGCGGCCACCGACCTGTCGGGCCTGCGCGTCGTCGTGGACGCCTCCAACGGTGCTGCCTCCGCAGTCGGTCCGGCGGCGCTGCGGGCGGCTGGTGCCGAGGTCATCGTCATCAACGCCTCCCCCGACGGCCTTAATATCAACGCCAGCTGTGGCTCCACCCACCCCGAGCAGCTGCAGAGCTACGTGGTGGCCGTCGGCGCGGACATGGGCGTGGCCTACGACGGCGACGCCGACCGCTGCATGGCCGTGGACGCCCAGGGCAACCTGGTGGACGGCGACCAGATCATGGGCATGCTCGCCATCGGTATGAAGGCTGACGGCACCCTGGGCAGTGACACCCTGGTGGTCACCGTCATGAGCAACCTGGGCCTCATCCTGGCCATGCGCGAGCACGGCATCCGCACCGTCCAGACCGGTGTGGGGGACCGCTACGTGCTGGAGCGGATGATCCAGGGCGGCTACACCCTGGGTGGGGAGCAGTCCGGCCACGTCATCGACACCGTCCACGCCACCACCGGCGACGGCGTGCTCACCTCCCTGCACGTGGCCGCCCGGGTCAAGCGCACGGGCAAGACGCTGGCCGAGCTGGCCTCCGTGGTGACCCGCCTGCCGCAGACCCTTGTCAACGTCAAGGGCGTGGACAAGGCGGCTGCCGGGACCAACCAGACCGTCCAGGACGCCGTGGCCCAGGCAGAGAAGGAGCTGGGGGAGACCGGGCGCGTCCTGCTGCGCCCCTCCGGTACCGAGCCGCTGGTACGCGTCATGGTCGAGGCCGCCACCCAGGAGCAGGCCGACCAGGTCGCCGGGTCGCTGGCCTCTGTCGTCAAGGACAACCTCAGCCTGTGA
- the rpsI gene encoding 30S ribosomal protein S9 has translation MAETTVDTDVLDEDNAPSSYTTETEGPVEGRGQSVTAPGSGLGRRKEAVARVRLVPGTGQWTINGRTLEDYFPNKLHQQLVRAPFTVLDLEGRFDVIARISGGGVSGQAGALRLGIARALNEIDREANRATLKKAGFLTRDARTVERKKAGLHKARRAPQYSKR, from the coding sequence GTGGCTGAGACCACTGTCGACACCGACGTGCTGGACGAGGACAACGCCCCTTCCAGCTACACCACTGAGACCGAGGGCCCCGTGGAGGGGCGCGGCCAGTCCGTCACCGCTCCTGGCAGCGGCCTGGGACGCCGCAAGGAGGCCGTGGCCCGCGTCCGCCTGGTCCCCGGCACGGGCCAGTGGACGATCAACGGCCGCACCCTGGAGGACTACTTCCCCAACAAGCTGCACCAGCAGCTGGTGCGCGCTCCCTTCACCGTCCTTGACCTGGAGGGCCGTTTCGACGTCATCGCCCGTATCAGCGGTGGGGGCGTCTCCGGGCAGGCGGGCGCGCTGCGTCTGGGGATCGCCCGCGCCCTCAACGAGATCGACCGGGAGGCCAACCGGGCCACCCTGAAGAAGGCTGGCTTCCTGACCCGCGACGCCCGTACCGTGGAGCGCAAGAAGGCTGGTCTGCACAAGGCCCGCCGCGCCCCCCAGTACTCCAAGCGCTGA
- the rplM gene encoding 50S ribosomal protein L13 → MRTYTPKPGDVEKRWYVIDATDVVLGRLAAQAATLLRGKHKPQFAPNEDCGDYVVIINADKVVLTNGKAEKKFAYRHSGYPGGLKAVPYTELLATRPERAVTKAIKGMVPHTKLGRAQLKKLKVYAGDEHPHASQNPQPFEITQVAQ, encoded by the coding sequence GTGCGCACGTATACACCGAAGCCTGGCGACGTCGAGAAGCGCTGGTACGTCATTGACGCCACCGACGTCGTCCTGGGCCGTCTGGCAGCCCAGGCTGCGACCCTGCTCCGTGGGAAGCACAAGCCGCAGTTCGCTCCCAACGAGGACTGCGGCGACTACGTCGTCATCATCAACGCTGACAAGGTCGTCCTGACCAACGGCAAGGCTGAGAAGAAGTTCGCCTACCGTCACTCCGGCTACCCCGGTGGCCTCAAGGCCGTGCCCTACACCGAGCTGCTGGCCACCCGCCCTGAGCGAGCCGTGACGAAGGCGATCAAGGGCATGGTGCCCCACACCAAGCTCGGTCGCGCCCAGCTCAAGAAGCTCAAGGTCTACGCCGGCGACGAGCACCCGCACGCCTCGCAGAACCCGCAGCCCTTCGAGATCACCCAGGTCGCCCAGTAA
- a CDS encoding tRNA pseudouridine synthase A — MSERHKVGGGPGPGGVAASGSGGGTGGAVRAVRVRLDLAYDGTGFSGWAAQPGLRTVEGALTAALTTVLRAPVRLTVAGRTDAGVHAAGQVVHIDVPAAAWQALPGRSQRSPEQALLTRLAGVLAREAQQAWRVPDAPGTVEPSSQGQAGGRDTQEPTAGSAWSAGRVPRGASDVVVTAVSQVGPDFDARFGALWRRYTYRVSDGASLRDPRRRGHVLWTGGVLDVEAMQASAVPLLGEHDFLSFCRPRQGASTVRELRQVRWRRVEGTEADATLVTLSVEADAFCHSMVRSLVGAGLEVGRGRRPVAWPAQLLAARSRRGAAPVAPPHGLTLEEVAYPDADGLAAQARRARVRRSQC, encoded by the coding sequence ATGAGTGAGCGACACAAGGTTGGCGGTGGCCCTGGCCCTGGAGGCGTGGCTGCGTCTGGTTCCGGGGGCGGTACGGGCGGTGCGGTACGGGCGGTACGGGTTCGTCTGGATCTCGCCTACGACGGGACGGGGTTCAGCGGCTGGGCTGCCCAGCCGGGTCTGCGCACGGTGGAGGGCGCGCTGACGGCGGCGCTGACGACGGTGCTGCGTGCCCCCGTGCGCCTGACCGTCGCCGGGCGCACCGACGCGGGGGTGCATGCTGCTGGCCAGGTCGTGCACATCGACGTGCCTGCCGCTGCCTGGCAGGCCTTGCCCGGGCGCTCCCAGCGCAGTCCTGAGCAGGCGCTGCTGACCCGGCTCGCCGGGGTCCTGGCCCGGGAGGCCCAGCAGGCGTGGCGTGTCCCAGACGCGCCGGGCACGGTGGAGCCGTCGTCGCAGGGCCAGGCAGGCGGTCGGGACACGCAGGAGCCGACGGCGGGGAGTGCCTGGTCGGCAGGTCGGGTGCCGCGTGGCGCCAGCGACGTGGTCGTCACCGCCGTCAGCCAGGTCGGTCCCGACTTTGACGCCCGCTTCGGTGCCCTGTGGCGCCGCTACACCTACCGGGTCAGTGACGGGGCGAGCCTGCGGGACCCGCGTCGTCGCGGTCACGTCCTGTGGACGGGGGGCGTGCTTGACGTCGAGGCGATGCAGGCCAGCGCGGTCCCGCTCCTGGGTGAGCACGACTTCCTGTCCTTCTGCAGGCCGCGCCAGGGGGCTTCCACGGTCCGCGAGCTGAGGCAGGTGCGCTGGCGGCGCGTGGAGGGGACGGAGGCCGACGCCACCCTGGTCACCCTGAGCGTCGAGGCCGACGCCTTCTGCCACTCCATGGTGCGCTCCCTGGTGGGGGCGGGCCTGGAGGTGGGGCGGGGGCGGCGTCCCGTGGCCTGGCCCGCCCAGCTCCTCGCCGCCCGGAGCCGCCGTGGGGCGGCTCCGGTGGCACCGCCGCACGGCCTGACCCTGGAGGAGGTAGCCTACCCGGACGCGGACGGGCTGGCGGCGCAGGCCAGGCGCGCCCGGGTGCGGCGGTCCCAGTGCTGA
- a CDS encoding Re/Si-specific NAD(P)(+) transhydrogenase subunit alpha — protein sequence MRTGIPCERPGQALVAATPQTVSRLVRLGYEVCVQRGAGQAASFPDSAYEEVGAQVTDEAQVWGCEVVLGVDAPDEEHLALMSPGAAYVGRLAPARSPELVEALRARGLTGLALDAVPRISRAQAMDVLSSQANLAGYRAVIEAAAHFGRVFTGQVTAAGKLPPASVYVIGAGVAGLAAIGTASSLGAQVRGTDVRPEVEDQVRSMGATFVPVPSAPGHQEASSDGYARQMSAEQAELAAALYAKEAAEADIVITTASVPGRQAPVLLTRAALEGMRPGSVVVDMAAANGGNTELTAPSEVVVTDGGVTIVGYTDLAGRLPTQASQLYGQNLVNLLTLMTPAKDGVLTLDLEDQVVRGITVTHAGEVLWPPPAVTVSAAPAAGAGTAPPGTEAPDTSAAAQEAAQRRARSAARARRAGLAAAALTLAALVLVTPVAAASHYIVLMLAVVLGFYVISNVTPALHTPLMSVTNAISGIILLGAISQVGNDDFLVSAVSLLAIVLASVNVFGGFAVTHRMLAMFRKD from the coding sequence GTGCGTACTGGAATTCCCTGTGAGAGGCCAGGTCAGGCCCTTGTTGCCGCGACACCGCAGACAGTGTCGCGGCTGGTCCGCCTCGGCTACGAGGTGTGCGTCCAACGCGGCGCCGGGCAGGCCGCCAGCTTCCCTGACAGCGCCTACGAGGAGGTCGGCGCCCAGGTCACCGACGAGGCCCAGGTGTGGGGCTGCGAGGTGGTGCTGGGGGTGGACGCCCCTGACGAGGAGCACCTGGCGCTCATGAGCCCGGGGGCGGCCTACGTGGGACGTCTTGCTCCCGCACGCAGCCCCGAGCTCGTCGAGGCCCTGCGGGCACGGGGCCTGACCGGGCTGGCCCTGGACGCGGTGCCCAGGATCTCGCGCGCGCAGGCGATGGATGTCCTGTCCTCCCAGGCCAACCTCGCTGGCTACCGTGCGGTCATCGAGGCGGCCGCCCACTTCGGCCGGGTGTTCACCGGCCAGGTCACGGCAGCAGGCAAGCTCCCGCCCGCGTCGGTCTACGTCATTGGTGCCGGGGTGGCCGGGCTGGCTGCGATCGGGACCGCCTCCTCCCTGGGGGCTCAGGTGCGCGGCACCGACGTGCGCCCTGAGGTTGAGGACCAGGTGCGGTCCATGGGTGCGACCTTCGTCCCCGTCCCCTCCGCACCCGGGCACCAGGAGGCCTCCAGCGACGGCTACGCCAGGCAGATGAGCGCCGAGCAGGCAGAGCTGGCTGCAGCCCTGTACGCCAAGGAGGCAGCCGAGGCCGATATCGTCATCACCACCGCAAGCGTCCCTGGGCGACAGGCGCCGGTGCTGCTGACCCGGGCCGCCCTGGAGGGCATGCGCCCAGGATCGGTCGTGGTGGACATGGCTGCCGCCAACGGTGGCAACACCGAGCTGACGGCTCCCTCCGAGGTGGTCGTCACCGACGGCGGCGTCACCATCGTGGGCTACACGGACCTGGCTGGACGGCTTCCCACCCAGGCCTCCCAGCTCTATGGGCAGAACCTGGTCAACCTGCTCACGCTCATGACCCCGGCCAAGGACGGCGTGCTGACGCTGGACCTGGAGGACCAGGTGGTACGAGGCATCACCGTCACCCACGCGGGCGAGGTCCTGTGGCCCCCGCCCGCTGTGACCGTGTCTGCTGCCCCTGCCGCCGGGGCAGGCACCGCGCCACCAGGTACCGAGGCGCCTGACACCTCAGCAGCGGCACAGGAGGCGGCACAGCGCCGGGCCAGGAGCGCCGCCCGTGCCCGCAGAGCGGGCCTGGCGGCTGCGGCGCTGACCCTGGCGGCACTGGTCCTGGTCACGCCCGTGGCGGCGGCGAGCCACTACATCGTGCTCATGCTGGCGGTGGTCCTGGGCTTCTACGTCATCTCCAACGTCACCCCGGCCCTGCACACCCCACTCATGTCCGTGACCAACGCGATCTCCGGCATCATCCTGCTGGGGGCGATCTCGCAGGTCGGTAACGACGACTTCCTGGTCAGCGCCGTGAGCCTCCTGGCAATCGTCCTGGCCTCTGTCAACGTCTTCGGCGGCTTCGCGGTGACCCACCGCATGCTTGCCATGTTCAGGAAGGACTGA
- a CDS encoding aldo/keto reductase, which yields MRHLGELEVSDIGLGCLGMSWAYGYADPALARQTITLAVEEGVTLFDTAASYGHGNNERLLGQALGRRRSEVVVATKTGLTSLPVFGIPTGRDGRPRTIRRAVDDSLRRLGTDWIDLYYLHRVDPKVPVEESIGAMAEAVQAGKVRYLGVSEATADEVRRAHATHPLSALQMEWSLFRRKVEDQVLGVARELGIGVVAYSPLGQGMLTGHPSSTTRLGRLDYRRFMPRWRGDGLRTNMRQVAVVQEVADQVGASAAQVALAWLLAKGEDVVPIPGTTKPHNLRSNLGATTVRLSPQQVERLDAVAAASRF from the coding sequence ATGCGACATCTGGGAGAGCTGGAGGTCAGCGACATCGGTCTGGGGTGCCTGGGCATGTCGTGGGCGTACGGCTACGCGGACCCAGCCCTGGCCCGCCAGACCATCACCCTGGCCGTGGAGGAGGGCGTCACCCTGTTTGACACCGCTGCCTCCTACGGCCACGGCAACAACGAGAGGTTGCTGGGGCAGGCGCTGGGGCGTCGTCGCAGCGAGGTCGTCGTGGCGACCAAGACCGGGCTGACCTCGCTGCCGGTCTTCGGGATCCCCACGGGCCGCGACGGGCGGCCCAGGACGATCCGGCGTGCGGTGGACGACTCCCTCAGGCGTCTGGGGACGGACTGGATCGACCTGTACTACCTGCACCGCGTCGACCCCAAGGTTCCGGTGGAGGAGAGCATCGGGGCGATGGCCGAGGCCGTGCAGGCGGGCAAGGTGCGCTACCTCGGGGTGAGCGAGGCCACCGCTGACGAGGTCCGTCGGGCCCACGCGACCCACCCCCTGTCCGCTCTCCAGATGGAGTGGTCCCTCTTCCGCAGGAAGGTGGAGGACCAGGTCCTCGGTGTCGCGCGCGAGCTGGGCATTGGCGTGGTCGCCTACAGCCCCCTGGGGCAGGGCATGCTCACCGGCCACCCCTCGTCGACGACGCGCCTGGGACGGCTGGACTACCGGCGGTTCATGCCGCGGTGGCGCGGAGACGGCCTGAGGACAAACATGCGGCAGGTGGCCGTGGTCCAGGAGGTGGCTGACCAGGTCGGGGCGAGCGCGGCGCAGGTGGCGCTGGCGTGGCTGCTGGCCAAGGGGGAGGACGTCGTGCCCATCCCGGGCACCACCAAGCCGCACAACCTTCGCAGCAACCTGGGGGCGACCACCGTGCGCCTGTCGCCCCAGCAGGTGGAGCGCCTGGACGCGGTGGCCGCCGCCAGCCGCTTCTGA
- the glmS gene encoding glutamine--fructose-6-phosphate transaminase (isomerizing), whose translation MCGIVGHVGPLSATGSDRSLTVLLDGLSRLEYRGYDSAGVALAGPAGLDVVKAAGKLAGLREWLEDSSPAPATAGIGHTRWATHGGPTTANAHPHRAGRVAVVHNGIIENFRALREEVEAAGRELVSDTDTEVVAHVLDLDYCERLALAGEGADAAAVLVASMRAVTARLEGTFALLALSADVPGTIVAARRSSPLVIGLGEGENFLGSDVAAFVAFTRRAAEVGDDQVLALSAQEVRVWDRDGAAVEPATWEVSWDASAAVKGGYETFMDKEIHEQPTAVADTLLGRVDEHGELQLDEMRIEPTVLRSVDKIIVVACGTAAYAGHVAKYAIEHWCRVPVEVELAHEFRYRDPVVSEKTLTVAISQSGETMDTIQAVRHAREQGSRVLAIVNTYGSTLAREADAVLYTHAGPEVAVASTKAFLAQITACYLLGLYLAQLRGNKWADEVADYLERLAAMPAAIQRVLDEQAPQVRDLGARLAQESSFLFLGRHVGFPVALEGALKLKELAYVHAEGFAAGELKHGPIALVEEGLPVFVIVPTPRRPVLHGKVISNIQEIRARGARTIVIAEEGDSAVESFADHIIHVPATPTLMMPLLTVVPLQVFAAALAQAKGLDVDQPRNLAKSVTVE comes from the coding sequence ATGTGCGGAATTGTTGGCCACGTCGGCCCCCTGAGCGCGACCGGCTCCGACCGGTCCCTGACTGTCCTTCTTGACGGCCTGTCCCGCCTGGAGTACCGAGGCTACGACTCCGCAGGGGTGGCCCTGGCCGGGCCTGCGGGCCTGGACGTGGTCAAGGCCGCCGGCAAGCTGGCAGGTCTGCGGGAGTGGCTGGAGGACTCCTCCCCGGCACCTGCCACCGCCGGCATCGGCCACACCCGCTGGGCCACCCACGGGGGGCCGACCACGGCCAACGCCCACCCGCACCGGGCCGGGCGGGTCGCGGTGGTCCACAACGGGATCATCGAGAACTTCCGCGCGCTGCGCGAGGAGGTGGAGGCCGCCGGGCGCGAGCTCGTCTCCGACACCGACACCGAGGTGGTCGCCCACGTCCTGGACCTGGACTACTGCGAGCGCCTGGCCCTGGCCGGGGAGGGCGCCGACGCGGCCGCCGTCCTGGTGGCCTCCATGCGCGCGGTGACCGCCCGCCTGGAGGGCACCTTCGCCCTGCTGGCGCTCAGCGCCGACGTGCCCGGCACCATCGTGGCCGCCCGCCGCTCCAGCCCCCTGGTCATCGGTCTCGGGGAGGGGGAGAACTTCCTGGGCTCTGACGTGGCCGCCTTCGTGGCCTTCACCAGGCGCGCGGCCGAGGTGGGTGACGACCAGGTCCTGGCGCTGAGCGCGCAGGAGGTGCGAGTGTGGGACCGCGACGGCGCGGCGGTGGAGCCCGCCACCTGGGAGGTCTCCTGGGACGCCAGCGCCGCCGTCAAGGGCGGCTACGAGACCTTCATGGACAAGGAGATCCACGAGCAGCCCACGGCGGTGGCCGACACCCTGCTGGGGCGGGTGGACGAGCACGGCGAGCTCCAGCTCGACGAGATGCGCATCGAGCCCACGGTCCTGCGCAGCGTGGACAAGATCATCGTCGTGGCCTGCGGGACAGCGGCCTACGCCGGGCACGTCGCCAAGTACGCCATCGAGCACTGGTGCCGGGTCCCGGTGGAGGTCGAGCTGGCCCACGAGTTCCGCTACCGCGACCCCGTGGTCAGCGAGAAGACCCTCACGGTGGCGATCTCCCAGTCCGGGGAGACCATGGACACCATCCAGGCGGTGCGCCACGCCCGCGAGCAGGGCTCCAGGGTCCTGGCCATCGTCAACACCTACGGCTCCACCCTCGCCCGCGAGGCCGACGCGGTCCTTTACACCCACGCCGGCCCGGAGGTCGCGGTGGCCTCCACCAAGGCGTTCCTGGCCCAGATCACCGCCTGCTACCTGCTGGGCCTCTACCTGGCCCAGCTGCGTGGCAACAAGTGGGCCGACGAGGTGGCGGACTACCTGGAGCGGCTGGCGGCCATGCCCGCCGCGATCCAGCGTGTCCTCGACGAGCAGGCCCCGCAGGTCCGCGACCTGGGTGCCCGGCTGGCCCAGGAGTCCTCCTTCCTGTTCCTGGGGCGTCACGTGGGCTTCCCTGTCGCCCTGGAGGGGGCGCTCAAGCTCAAGGAGCTCGCCTACGTCCACGCCGAGGGGTTTGCCGCAGGAGAGCTCAAGCACGGGCCGATCGCCCTGGTGGAGGAGGGGCTGCCGGTGTTCGTCATCGTGCCGACCCCGCGGCGTCCTGTGTTGCACGGCAAGGTCATCTCCAACATCCAGGAGATCCGGGCGCGCGGGGCGCGCACCATCGTCATCGCCGAGGAGGGCGACTCCGCCGTGGAGTCCTTCGCCGACCACATCATCCACGTCCCCGCCACCCCGACGCTCATGATGCCCCTGCTCACGGTGGTGCCTCTCCAGGTCTTCGCCGCAGCCCTGGCCCAGGCCAAGGGGCTGGACGTGGACCAGCCGCGCAACCTGGCCAAGTCCGTCACCGTGGAGTGA
- a CDS encoding TetR/AcrR family transcriptional regulator → MSSEPTATAPAASRQPRRQRRGLERMEHILDAATTVIDRVGYERTTTNAIAAEAGISPGSLYQYFSNKDDLLSALWARYVHELGTVVGGIDLERAGDRASMTLEELTERLAGPIHAFKTANRAFARLAHRATQDEEGPAAARQTIRELRDRFVEVLAQRNPDTERARLETAATMAFELFRPAVAVDSVTGDPAQDLAEVTLAIVFYLRGRGVS, encoded by the coding sequence ATGTCCTCCGAGCCCACCGCCACCGCACCAGCCGCCAGCCGCCAGCCGCGCCGCCAGCGGCGCGGGCTGGAGAGGATGGAGCACATCCTCGACGCCGCGACCACCGTCATCGACCGGGTCGGCTACGAGCGCACCACGACCAACGCCATCGCCGCCGAGGCGGGTATCTCACCCGGGTCCCTCTACCAGTACTTCTCGAACAAGGACGACCTGCTCTCCGCGCTGTGGGCCCGCTACGTCCACGAGCTGGGCACAGTCGTGGGCGGCATAGACCTGGAGCGGGCAGGGGACCGGGCGAGCATGACGCTGGAGGAGCTGACCGAGCGGCTGGCCGGGCCGATCCACGCCTTCAAAACCGCCAACCGCGCCTTCGCCCGGCTGGCGCACAGGGCCACCCAGGACGAGGAGGGGCCTGCCGCCGCCCGCCAGACCATCCGGGAGCTGCGGGACCGCTTCGTCGAGGTGCTTGCCCAGCGCAACCCGGACACGGAGCGCGCACGGCTAGAGACCGCCGCGACCATGGCCTTCGAGCTGTTCCGTCCCGCCGTGGCGGTCGACTCGGTGACCGGCGACCCCGCCCAGGACCTGGCCGAGGTCACGCTGGCCATCGTCTTCTACCTGCGGGGTCGGGGCGTGTCGTGA